The following are encoded together in the Roseobacter denitrificans OCh 114 genome:
- a CDS encoding DUF2934 domain-containing protein — protein sequence MTEKHIDESTVREAAYFIWLNEGQPAGQEHAHWMRAVEMLKTSQPKAKKPAKKASAAATRKPAAASKKPAAKKAAAKRKTKT from the coding sequence ATGACCGAAAAACACATTGATGAATCCACCGTCCGTGAAGCCGCGTATTTCATCTGGCTCAACGAGGGCCAACCGGCGGGACAAGAGCACGCGCACTGGATGCGCGCGGTTGAAATGCTCAAAACCAGCCAGCCAAAAGCCAAGAAACCGGCGAAGAAAGCCAGTGCCGCAGCGACGCGCAAACCAGCAGCGGCATCGAAAAAGCCCGCCGCCAAAAAGGCTGCCGCCAAGCGCAAGACAAAGACCTGA
- a CDS encoding mannitol dehydrogenase family protein, which translates to MDELIALSNATLDRLRVERPNYDRGALTPGIVHIGVGNFHRAHQAWYLHRLMQDGKAHDWAIIGAGVRPYDTAMREKLMAQDCLTTLIELDPRKTSAEVVGSMIDYLPIEDGNGALIRQMADPSIRIVSMTVTESGYYIDPVTKGFDASHEDMLHDAAHVDTPRTAFGAIIAALRARRAAGHLPFTCQSCDNLQGNGDILRQTVVSLARMSDPALAGWIDENGAFPNSMVDCIAPATGPKELALARDFGIKDNAVVTHEAFRQWVIEDAFCAGRPDWEQTGATFTDDVHAYETMKIRILNAGHQVIANVGETLGIETIAGCMADPNIRAFFGAVQRSEIAPTVAPVPGKTPAEYVDLIEQRFANPQIVDTTRRVAFDGSARHTGFVLPILRDQLAAGRSIEGLALVEALWARMCAGTREDGSEIAANDPIWDALKDAALAAKTRPVAWLEQTNLYGDLLENPTFSRAFIRWLEMIWSQGCQAALVEYTKSARA; encoded by the coding sequence ATGGATGAACTGATCGCCCTTTCAAATGCGACGCTGGATCGACTGCGCGTTGAACGTCCAAACTATGATCGCGGGGCCCTGACACCGGGCATTGTTCACATCGGTGTCGGTAATTTCCATCGTGCGCATCAGGCCTGGTATCTGCACCGTCTGATGCAGGACGGCAAAGCGCATGACTGGGCCATCATCGGAGCGGGGGTGCGCCCCTACGATACCGCGATGCGCGAAAAACTGATGGCGCAGGACTGCCTTACCACGCTGATCGAACTGGACCCTCGGAAAACCTCGGCTGAGGTGGTGGGTTCGATGATCGACTACCTGCCGATCGAGGATGGAAATGGCGCGCTGATCCGTCAGATGGCGGACCCTTCCATCCGGATCGTCTCGATGACCGTTACCGAAAGCGGGTACTATATCGACCCGGTCACCAAGGGGTTTGATGCCAGCCACGAAGACATGCTTCACGATGCTGCACATGTCGATACGCCGCGCACGGCGTTTGGCGCAATCATCGCCGCACTTCGCGCCCGTCGTGCTGCCGGGCATCTGCCTTTTACCTGCCAAAGCTGTGACAATCTGCAGGGCAATGGCGATATTCTGCGACAGACGGTGGTATCGCTCGCTCGCATGTCCGATCCTGCTCTTGCCGGTTGGATCGATGAAAATGGGGCCTTCCCCAATTCGATGGTTGATTGCATTGCGCCTGCCACCGGTCCCAAGGAGCTCGCCCTTGCCCGCGATTTCGGGATCAAGGACAACGCAGTAGTGACGCATGAAGCCTTCCGTCAATGGGTCATCGAAGACGCATTTTGCGCAGGCCGTCCGGATTGGGAACAAACCGGCGCGACATTCACGGATGATGTCCACGCATATGAGACGATGAAAATCCGCATTCTGAACGCGGGCCATCAGGTCATTGCAAATGTTGGTGAAACCCTCGGGATTGAGACGATTGCAGGCTGTATGGCCGATCCCAACATTCGCGCCTTCTTCGGCGCGGTCCAGAGAAGCGAGATTGCGCCGACTGTCGCGCCGGTGCCGGGAAAGACACCGGCAGAATACGTTGACCTGATCGAGCAGCGGTTCGCGAACCCGCAGATTGTCGACACGACACGTCGCGTGGCCTTTGACGGCTCCGCGCGTCACACCGGATTCGTGCTGCCCATTCTGCGCGATCAACTGGCTGCAGGGCGATCCATTGAAGGGCTCGCGCTGGTTGAGGCCCTCTGGGCGCGCATGTGTGCAGGTACGCGCGAAGATGGCTCTGAGATCGCCGCAAACGATCCTATCTGGGATGCGCTCAAAGATGCTGCCTTGGCTGCAAAAACACGCCCCGTGGCATGGCTTGAGCAGACCAATCTATACGGGGATCTATTGGAAAACCCCACGTTCTCTCGGGCATTTATCAGGTGGTTGGAGATGATCTGGTCGCAAGGCTGCCAGGCTGCTCTTGTCGAATATACCAAGAGTGCGCGCGCATAA
- a CDS encoding ABC transporter ATP-binding protein: MGQIKLNQVTKSFGETQVIPPLDLTIEDGEFTVFVGPSGCGKSTLLRLIAGLEDITSGHIEIDGADATNVPPAKRGLAMVFQSYALYPHMSVRKNIAFPMKMAGVPEDEQKRRIEGAAKALNLTDYLDRKPGQLSGGQRQRVAIGRSIVREPSAFLFDEPLSNLDAALRVGMRLEISELHERLKTTMIYVTHDQVEAMTMADKIVVLRAGFIEQVGSPLDLYHAPRNEFVAGFIGSPKMNLIKGPEAAKHNAATIGIRPEHTDVSMTEGMWEGRVGVAEHLGSDTFIHVHDTGLGDMITVRITGDIQVKHGDPIFLTPQLDKLHKFNDQGLRID; this comes from the coding sequence ATGGGACAAATCAAACTCAACCAGGTGACCAAAAGCTTCGGTGAAACTCAGGTCATCCCACCGCTGGATCTGACCATCGAAGATGGCGAGTTCACGGTGTTTGTCGGCCCTTCGGGCTGCGGTAAATCCACCTTGCTGCGGCTGATCGCGGGGCTTGAAGACATCACGTCGGGGCATATCGAGATCGACGGCGCAGACGCCACCAACGTCCCCCCCGCCAAACGCGGCCTGGCCATGGTGTTCCAGTCCTACGCGCTTTATCCGCATATGTCGGTGCGCAAGAACATCGCCTTTCCAATGAAGATGGCAGGCGTGCCGGAGGATGAGCAGAAGCGCCGCATCGAAGGGGCTGCCAAGGCGCTGAACCTCACGGATTATCTGGACCGCAAGCCCGGCCAGTTGTCCGGCGGGCAGCGTCAGCGGGTCGCCATCGGCCGCTCGATTGTGCGTGAACCTTCTGCGTTTCTGTTTGACGAGCCTTTGTCGAACCTTGATGCGGCATTGCGTGTGGGCATGCGCCTCGAGATCAGCGAGCTGCACGAGCGGCTCAAGACGACCATGATCTACGTCACCCACGATCAGGTCGAAGCGATGACCATGGCCGACAAGATCGTGGTACTGCGCGCAGGCTTTATCGAGCAGGTCGGCTCCCCGCTTGACCTCTATCACGCCCCGCGCAACGAGTTCGTGGCGGGCTTCATCGGCTCTCCCAAGATGAACCTGATCAAGGGGCCCGAGGCCGCAAAACACAATGCGGCAACCATCGGCATCCGCCCCGAACATACGGACGTAAGCATGACCGAAGGCATGTGGGAAGGACGCGTCGGCGTTGCAGAACACCTCGGCTCTGATACCTTCATCCACGTCCATGATACAGGCCTTGGGGATATGATCACCGTGCGCATCACTGGCGATATTCAGGTCAAACACGGCGACCCAATCTTTCTGACCCCCCAATTGGACAAGCTGCACAAGTTCAATGATCAAGGCCTCCGGATAGACTGA